One part of the Streptomyces nigra genome encodes these proteins:
- a CDS encoding ABC transporter ATP-binding protein, producing MPVIEVTDLRKSYGGRPVVDGVSFTVEEGEIFGILGPNGAGKTTTVECVEGLRVPDAGRVRVTGLDPVADHDRVTHVLGAQLQEGRLQEKLTVGEALRLYAALHPAPADWRPLAGRLGLADRLDTRFGKLSGGQKQRLFIALALVGNPRVVVLDELTTGLDPRARRDTWRLIEEIRDSGVTVLLVTHFMEEAQRLCDRVAVIDQGRIAALGTPADLIRRSAGATVIAFTPSAPLDERELNALPRLASISHKDGRITLTGGDETVNAVISLLARHRVTAHQLRVGDATLDDAYLDLTETPS from the coding sequence ATGCCCGTCATCGAAGTCACCGATCTGCGCAAGTCCTACGGCGGCCGGCCCGTCGTCGACGGCGTCTCCTTCACCGTCGAGGAGGGCGAGATCTTCGGCATCCTCGGCCCGAACGGCGCCGGGAAGACCACCACCGTCGAGTGCGTCGAGGGACTGCGCGTCCCCGACGCCGGCCGGGTGCGGGTCACCGGCCTCGACCCCGTCGCCGACCACGACCGGGTCACCCACGTCCTCGGCGCCCAGCTCCAGGAGGGCCGCCTGCAGGAGAAGCTCACCGTGGGCGAGGCCCTGCGCCTGTACGCGGCCCTGCACCCGGCACCCGCCGACTGGCGTCCGCTCGCCGGCCGTCTGGGCCTCGCCGACCGGCTCGACACCCGGTTCGGCAAGCTCTCCGGCGGGCAGAAGCAGCGCCTGTTCATCGCGCTCGCCCTCGTCGGGAACCCGCGTGTCGTCGTCCTCGACGAACTGACCACCGGCCTCGACCCCCGGGCCCGCCGTGACACCTGGCGGCTCATCGAGGAGATCCGGGACAGCGGGGTGACCGTCCTGCTCGTCACCCACTTCATGGAGGAGGCGCAGCGGCTCTGCGACCGCGTCGCCGTGATCGACCAGGGCCGGATCGCCGCCCTCGGCACACCCGCCGACCTCATCCGCCGCTCCGCCGGCGCCACGGTCATCGCCTTCACCCCGTCCGCGCCGCTGGACGAACGCGAGCTGAACGCGCTGCCCCGACTGGCGTCCATCAGCCACAAGGACGGCCGGATCACCCTCACCGGCGGCGACGAGACGGTGAACGCCGTCATCAGCCTGCTCGCCCGGCACCGCGTCACCGCCCACCAACTGCGCGTCGGCGACGCCACCCTGGACGACGCCTACCTGGACCTCACGGAGACCCCCTCATGA
- a CDS encoding ABC transporter permease, which translates to MNTAVLRTEARLLAREPGSLFWILAFPPLLLVILGAVPAFREPQDGLGGLRVVDTYVPVTVLVGMIVAGVQAMPAGLTGYREHGVLRRMATTPVRPSALLSAQMLVHALAAVLSALVTLTVGRLVCDVHLPRQPFGYLMALLLAVLAALALGSVIAAVSRTVKIAGAIGTAVFFPTLFCAGVWLPVPSMPDLLADIVVLTPFGAAAQALGDATAGDWPAWSHLGVMAGWAVLLSAAAARWFRWE; encoded by the coding sequence ATGAACACCGCCGTCCTGCGCACCGAGGCCCGGCTGCTCGCCCGCGAACCGGGCAGCCTCTTCTGGATCCTCGCGTTCCCGCCGCTGCTGCTGGTGATCCTGGGCGCCGTCCCCGCGTTCCGCGAACCCCAGGACGGGCTCGGCGGGCTGCGCGTCGTCGACACCTATGTCCCGGTCACCGTGCTCGTCGGCATGATCGTCGCCGGGGTGCAGGCCATGCCGGCCGGCCTCACCGGCTACCGGGAGCACGGCGTCCTGCGCCGTATGGCCACCACCCCGGTCCGGCCTTCGGCGCTGCTGTCCGCGCAGATGCTGGTGCACGCGCTCGCCGCGGTGCTCTCCGCCCTGGTGACGCTCACCGTCGGACGGCTCGTGTGCGACGTTCACCTGCCCCGCCAGCCGTTCGGCTATCTCATGGCGCTGCTCCTCGCCGTCCTCGCCGCGCTCGCGCTCGGCTCGGTGATCGCGGCGGTCTCCCGCACGGTGAAGATCGCGGGCGCGATCGGCACGGCGGTGTTCTTCCCGACGCTGTTCTGCGCGGGCGTCTGGCTGCCGGTGCCGTCCATGCCGGACCTGCTGGCGGACATCGTGGTCCTCACGCCGTTCGGGGCCGCCGCCCAGGCCCTCGGCGACGCCACGGCCGGCGACTGGCCCGCCTGGTCCCACCTCGGTGTCATGGCCGGCTGGGCGGTGCTGCTGTCGGCGGCGGCCGCGCGCTGGTTCCGCTGGGAGTAG
- a CDS encoding sensor histidine kinase produces MTLSDRDIERRWQAIRARGPYVLLAVATLLALATAELTPAAGERVATGALVAAGFALQLWWGRASRTRAGPSTAGTVYYAVRWALGFALTWLNPFFAFYAAAGYFDAEELMRGRRLRWAGPFACAVTVSGSQAGGLPFHRPVQWLVFAGLVMVNSVLLIVVGHLTTQQEERSRARADTIAELERTNTALHQALAENAALHSQLLVQAREAGVADERRRLAAEIHDTIAQGLTGIIAQLQVVASASDLATARTHLDRASALARHSLGEARRSVHNLAPVALEHDGLPQALKGTVAEWSERTGTRADFTVTGTTEHLHDELSATLLRIAQEALSNTARHAAATRVGVTLTFLGDEVILDIRDDGRGFDPGALPERSRTGGFGLPGMRARAERIAGCLAVESEPGRGTALSARVPLVRHEP; encoded by the coding sequence ATGACCCTGTCGGACCGGGACATCGAGCGGCGCTGGCAGGCGATCCGCGCCAGGGGCCCGTACGTCCTCCTCGCCGTCGCCACACTGCTGGCGCTGGCCACCGCCGAACTGACGCCCGCCGCGGGGGAGCGGGTGGCGACCGGAGCCCTGGTCGCCGCCGGCTTCGCGCTCCAGCTGTGGTGGGGCCGCGCGAGCCGCACCAGGGCAGGCCCGTCCACCGCAGGGACCGTGTACTACGCGGTGCGCTGGGCCCTCGGCTTCGCGCTGACCTGGCTCAACCCGTTCTTCGCGTTCTACGCGGCCGCCGGCTACTTCGACGCCGAGGAGCTGATGCGGGGGCGGCGGCTGCGCTGGGCCGGGCCGTTCGCCTGCGCGGTCACCGTCTCCGGCTCCCAGGCGGGCGGGCTGCCGTTCCACCGGCCCGTGCAGTGGCTGGTGTTCGCCGGGCTCGTCATGGTCAACAGCGTCCTCCTCATCGTCGTCGGGCATCTCACCACCCAGCAGGAGGAGCGTTCCCGCGCCCGCGCCGATACCATCGCGGAACTGGAGCGCACCAACACGGCGTTGCACCAGGCCCTCGCGGAGAACGCCGCGCTGCACAGCCAGTTGCTCGTTCAGGCGCGGGAGGCGGGCGTCGCCGACGAGCGCCGCCGTCTCGCCGCCGAGATCCACGACACCATCGCGCAGGGCCTGACCGGCATCATCGCCCAGCTCCAGGTCGTCGCGAGCGCCTCCGACCTGGCCACCGCCCGAACCCACCTGGACCGCGCCTCCGCGCTCGCCCGGCACAGCCTCGGCGAGGCCCGCCGCTCGGTGCACAACCTCGCCCCCGTCGCCCTGGAGCACGACGGCCTGCCGCAGGCCCTCAAGGGCACGGTCGCCGAGTGGTCCGAACGCACCGGCACGCGCGCCGACTTCACCGTCACCGGCACCACCGAGCACCTCCACGACGAGCTGTCCGCGACCCTGCTGCGGATCGCCCAGGAGGCCCTGTCCAACACCGCCCGGCACGCGGCCGCCACCCGGGTCGGCGTCACCCTCACCTTCCTCGGCGACGAGGTCATCCTCGACATCCGCGACGACGGCCGCGGCTTCGACCCCGGTGCCCTGCCGGAGCGCAGCCGCACCGGTGGGTTCGGCCTCCCCGGGATGCGCGCCCGCGCCGAGCGCATCGCCGGCTGTCTGGCCGTGGAGTCCGAACCGGGGCGCGGCACGGCCCTGTCGGCTCGCGTACCGTTGGTCCGCCATGAGCCGTGA
- a CDS encoding response regulator: protein MSRETGTSSPITLLIVDDHPVVRDGLRGMFASEPGFTVLGEAASGEEAVERATALDPDVILMDLRMPGGGGVKAIAHLTRTGARARILVLTTYDTDTDTIPAIEAGATGYLLKDAPRDELFTAVRAAAEGRTVLSPAVASRLVSAVRAPRRERDEPLSAREREVLALVARGTSNREIARELFISEATVKTHLTHLYAKLGVNDRAAAVATAYERGILG, encoded by the coding sequence ATGAGCCGTGAGACCGGGACGTCGTCCCCCATCACCCTGCTGATCGTCGACGACCACCCCGTCGTCCGGGACGGTCTGCGCGGCATGTTCGCGTCCGAGCCCGGCTTCACCGTGCTCGGTGAGGCGGCGAGCGGCGAGGAGGCCGTGGAGCGGGCCACCGCCCTCGACCCCGACGTGATCCTGATGGACCTGCGCATGCCGGGCGGCGGCGGGGTCAAGGCCATCGCCCACCTCACCCGCACCGGCGCCCGCGCCCGCATCCTCGTCCTGACCACCTACGACACCGACACCGACACCATCCCCGCGATCGAGGCGGGCGCCACCGGCTATCTGCTCAAGGACGCCCCGCGCGACGAGCTGTTCACCGCGGTCCGGGCCGCAGCCGAGGGCCGTACGGTCCTCTCGCCCGCCGTCGCCTCCCGGCTGGTCTCCGCCGTGCGCGCCCCGAGGAGGGAGCGCGACGAGCCGCTCTCGGCCCGCGAGCGCGAGGTCCTCGCGCTGGTCGCCCGGGGCACCTCCAACCGGGAGATCGCCCGCGAGCTGTTCATCAGCGAGGCGACCGTGAAGACGCACCTCACCCATCTGTACGCCAAGCTCGGCGTCAACGACCGCGCGGCGGCGGTCGCGACGGCCTACGAGCGCGGCATCCTGGGCTGA